A stretch of Carnobacterium iners DNA encodes these proteins:
- the nusB gene encoding transcription antitermination factor NusB gives MSLTRREIREKALQSLFQLSANQDLAPEIAMQQALISSNDLADEVETVLVPEYLDLLVKGVIKNQLIIDEEVQKYLENWSMERLAKTDVVIMRIAIFEMLYVPDVPAKVALNEALEITKLYNDEKSRKFVNGVLANIVNNLEKKEAE, from the coding sequence GTGAGTTTAACCAGACGTGAAATTAGAGAGAAAGCATTACAATCTCTATTTCAATTATCCGCTAATCAAGATCTTGCGCCAGAGATAGCTATGCAACAAGCCTTAATAAGCTCAAATGATTTAGCAGATGAAGTTGAAACAGTCTTGGTGCCCGAGTATTTAGACTTACTTGTTAAAGGAGTTATCAAAAATCAACTAATTATTGATGAAGAGGTTCAAAAATATCTTGAAAACTGGTCAATGGAAAGACTTGCAAAAACAGATGTAGTAATCATGAGAATTGCTATTTTTGAAATGCTTTATGTTCCAGATGTTCCAGCAAAAGTTGCTTTAAACGAAGCTCTTGAAATAACAAAGCTTTATAATGATGAAAAATCAAGGAAATTCGTCAATGGTGTATTGGCAAATATTGTGAATAACTTAGAAAAAAAAGAGGCTGAATAA
- a CDS encoding Asp23/Gls24 family envelope stress response protein: MAEESSFVVNKTKEALGEIEVAPEVIEIISGIAASKVSGVHAMRGKLSSGVSELFGRVDHKKGVHLTSDEEGLKVDVYCYLNYGVSVPKIALELQKKVREQLIQMTDIELKEVNIHVVGIVPEKAELKDLFSFDNEDGEVE; encoded by the coding sequence ATGGCTGAAGAATCTAGTTTTGTAGTAAATAAAACAAAAGAAGCTTTAGGTGAAATTGAAGTAGCACCAGAAGTAATTGAAATCATTTCAGGTATTGCTGCAAGTAAAGTATCAGGTGTTCATGCTATGCGTGGGAAATTAAGTTCAGGTGTTTCTGAGTTATTTGGAAGAGTAGACCATAAAAAAGGTGTTCATCTAACTTCTGATGAAGAAGGTTTAAAAGTAGATGTATATTGTTACTTGAATTATGGCGTTTCTGTACCGAAAATAGCTTTAGAGCTACAAAAGAAAGTCCGCGAACAGTTAATTCAAATGACAGATATTGAGTTAAAAGAAGTTAATATTCACGTAGTAGGGATTGTACCAGAAAAAGCTGAATTAAAAGATTTATTTAGTTTTGATAATGAAGACGGTGAAGTAGAGTGA
- the mgtE gene encoding magnesium transporter has translation MKKMDDQKNKYYEEIFKATEKNNRKKFRELFLKLHINDQVELFHLLYPENRKKVESFLEPAEFAELFEWMDSADQTEAYEAFSAEYVANLFYYMKIDNVVSFLSYRDEKERLALLSELNSAERSKVEEMLAYEPETAGSIMTKGFISVYVENTVQQTVNMVRTFAKETEMVYYIYVLDKESRLTGILSLRDMIIHPEDTIVQDVMLTQLTFVRVNDDQEAVARMIQDYDLLAVPVLNDEDVMLGIVTVDDVMDILVEETTEDFNEFSAIRKTKNKMERGEESAWQMARVRMPWIIILVFLGMISASLINSFEETLSQVVVLAAFIPVIMDSAGNVGTQSLAVAVRNISMGGKRTKKEFWENILKELLAGMMIGMTAGIVLSLVAGIFYQNLILAFIIAFSLFITLSLSTVVGAVIPFLINKLNIDPAIASGPFITTINDAMGLMIYFSMATKLLHVL, from the coding sequence GTGAAAAAAATGGATGATCAAAAAAATAAGTATTATGAAGAAATATTTAAAGCTACAGAGAAGAATAATCGTAAAAAGTTCAGAGAATTATTCTTAAAGCTTCATATAAATGATCAAGTAGAACTTTTTCATCTTCTTTATCCTGAAAATAGAAAAAAAGTAGAAAGTTTTTTAGAACCAGCAGAATTTGCAGAGCTATTTGAATGGATGGATTCTGCTGATCAAACAGAAGCCTATGAAGCTTTTTCAGCAGAGTATGTTGCGAACTTATTCTATTATATGAAAATAGATAATGTAGTAAGTTTTTTATCTTATCGAGATGAAAAAGAAAGACTAGCTCTTTTAAGCGAGTTAAATTCAGCAGAAAGAAGTAAAGTAGAAGAAATGCTAGCCTATGAACCAGAGACGGCTGGTTCTATCATGACCAAAGGATTTATTAGTGTTTATGTTGAAAATACAGTACAACAAACCGTAAATATGGTACGTACCTTTGCTAAAGAAACAGAAATGGTCTATTATATTTATGTTTTAGATAAAGAAAGTAGATTGACAGGGATTTTGTCTTTGCGTGACATGATTATTCATCCAGAAGATACAATAGTCCAAGATGTTATGCTCACTCAACTAACCTTTGTAAGAGTAAATGATGACCAAGAAGCAGTTGCGCGTATGATTCAAGATTATGATTTATTAGCAGTACCTGTTTTAAATGACGAAGATGTCATGTTAGGAATTGTAACGGTTGATGATGTGATGGATATTTTAGTTGAAGAAACGACAGAAGATTTTAATGAGTTTTCTGCGATTCGAAAGACTAAAAATAAAATGGAAAGAGGAGAAGAAAGTGCTTGGCAAATGGCTCGAGTTAGGATGCCTTGGATTATCATCCTCGTTTTCTTGGGAATGATTAGTGCTTCTTTAATCAACTCTTTTGAAGAAACACTAAGTCAAGTTGTTGTACTTGCGGCTTTTATTCCAGTCATTATGGACTCAGCTGGAAATGTAGGGACACAATCCTTGGCAGTAGCAGTCCGAAATATTTCTATGGGAGGAAAAAGAACGAAAAAAGAATTTTGGGAAAATATATTAAAAGAATTATTAGCCGGAATGATGATAGGGATGACTGCCGGAATCGTTTTGTCACTCGTAGCAGGGATTTTTTATCAAAATCTGATTTTAGCATTTATTATTGCCTTTTCGCTTTTTATAACCTTAAGCTTATCTACTGTAGTAGGTGCTGTCATCCCTTTTCTAATTAACAAACTAAATATTGATCCTGCTATTGCTTCTGGTCCTTTTATTACAACGATTAATGACGCAATGGGTTTGATGATTTATTTTAGTATGGCAACAAAATTACTCCACGTTCTTTAA
- the comGF gene encoding competence type IV pilus minor pilin ComGF: MVVKLRKWIFSQPKLLPLKEEGFTLLESIVSLYVLVICILLISYAASQYQTIRKQIFLDRQLEWHLFLNQFEYDSKQLVFKDITTSRVRFEEFDRIGKTQRVIVYQKDLKKTNLIKTTELGGYQPLLMKVSKVTFSKKGNFLVIEVLFSNKESYKAQLKITQPVEELEK, translated from the coding sequence ATGGTGGTCAAACTAAGGAAATGGATATTCTCTCAACCCAAATTATTACCCCTTAAAGAAGAAGGGTTTACACTATTAGAATCAATTGTTTCTTTATATGTTTTAGTAATATGTATTTTATTAATAAGTTACGCAGCTAGTCAATACCAAACGATAAGAAAACAAATATTTTTAGATCGTCAATTAGAATGGCATTTATTTTTGAACCAATTTGAATACGATAGTAAACAATTAGTATTTAAAGACATCACAACGAGTAGAGTTAGATTTGAAGAATTTGATCGTATTGGTAAAACACAGCGTGTAATTGTCTATCAAAAAGATTTGAAGAAAACAAATCTGATTAAAACAACTGAATTAGGTGGGTATCAACCCCTATTAATGAAAGTCAGTAAAGTGACATTTTCAAAGAAGGGTAATTTTTTAGTTATAGAAGTTTTATTCTCGAATAAAGAAAGTTATAAAGCGCAATTGAAAATAACTCAACCAGTTGAGGAGCTAGAAAAATGA
- a CDS encoding VanZ family protein, whose product MRSTTRDNSYILLALVIMGILFYSSSQPYEEQSITSTLDQLLAKEPMKNLLSTIQFSYADSEISISTLGYSKFVEFFIRKAAHFVIYFLLGLFWFLGLKNKLTSTALTVFISWLLATGYAAIDEFHQGITPNRTPLLQDIQLDSIGAATGIILALLFFTFHKRNHKKRNYKSKKR is encoded by the coding sequence ATGCGTTCAACAACAAGAGATAATAGTTATATTTTATTAGCACTAGTCATTATGGGTATTCTTTTTTATAGCTCATCTCAACCCTATGAGGAGCAATCTATCACATCTACATTAGATCAATTATTAGCTAAAGAACCTATGAAAAATCTATTAAGTACGATTCAATTTAGTTACGCAGATAGTGAAATAAGTATTTCTACACTGGGTTATAGTAAATTTGTTGAATTTTTTATTCGTAAAGCTGCTCATTTTGTGATTTATTTTCTTTTAGGACTATTTTGGTTTTTAGGATTAAAAAATAAACTAACGAGTACAGCTCTAACAGTGTTTATTTCTTGGTTACTAGCGACCGGGTACGCCGCTATAGATGAATTTCATCAAGGCATTACTCCAAATAGAACACCTTTATTACAAGACATTCAACTAGATAGTATTGGTGCAGCTACAGGGATTATTTTAGCGTTACTATTTTTTACTTTCCACAAGAGAAACCACAAAAAAAGGAATTATAAAAGCAAGAAAAGATAA
- a CDS encoding M24 family metallopeptidase: protein MSRLNKIRESMKKRNIEALLITSSYNLRYVSNFTGTTGLSLITLEKAYFVTDFRYTEQAASQAIGFEIVKNSGPVYDEVARLVKKDKISRMGFEQDYVSFSTFELLEQIISSELIPVSNLIEELREVKDSSEIKIIKKACSISDVAFSYILGIIKPGMTEIEVANLLDFHMRSLGATGVSFETIVASGIRSAMPHGVASQKLIETGDFVTIDFGCYYKGYVSDMTRTIAIGEPDAKLKEIYAITLEAQLKVIDVAKPGISGSELDAIARDHIASYGYGEAFGHSTGHGIGLEIHEGPNVSKLATKKFVEGNVITNEPGIYLPGIGGVRIEDDLVITSSGNEVIVHSPKELIIL from the coding sequence ATGTCACGTTTAAATAAGATAAGAGAAAGTATGAAAAAAAGAAATATAGAAGCTTTATTAATAACTAGTTCTTATAATTTGCGTTACGTATCTAACTTCACTGGAACAACAGGATTGAGTTTAATCACATTAGAAAAAGCTTACTTTGTGACAGATTTTAGGTATACCGAACAGGCTGCATCTCAAGCAATTGGTTTTGAAATTGTGAAGAATAGTGGGCCAGTCTATGATGAGGTTGCCCGGTTAGTAAAAAAAGATAAGATTAGCAGAATGGGATTTGAACAAGATTACGTCAGCTTTAGCACATTTGAACTTTTAGAACAAATTATTTCAAGCGAACTAATTCCTGTTTCAAATTTAATTGAAGAGTTGAGAGAAGTTAAGGATTCTTCAGAGATTAAAATCATTAAAAAGGCCTGTTCGATTTCAGATGTAGCTTTTAGCTATATTTTAGGGATTATTAAACCGGGAATGACAGAAATTGAAGTAGCAAATTTATTAGACTTTCATATGCGTAGTTTAGGTGCAACAGGTGTTTCATTTGAAACGATTGTAGCTAGTGGAATTCGTTCAGCAATGCCTCACGGAGTGGCGAGTCAAAAACTAATCGAAACTGGTGATTTTGTGACGATTGATTTTGGTTGTTATTACAAAGGATATGTTTCAGATATGACCCGTACAATTGCGATTGGGGAACCTGACGCAAAACTAAAAGAAATTTATGCGATAACATTAGAGGCACAGTTAAAAGTCATTGATGTGGCTAAACCAGGAATATCAGGTTCCGAACTAGATGCCATTGCACGTGATCATATTGCTAGTTATGGGTACGGGGAAGCATTTGGCCACTCAACAGGACACGGTATTGGTCTAGAGATACACGAAGGACCAAATGTTTCTAAATTGGCAACAAAAAAGTTTGTTGAAGGAAATGTTATTACGAACGAACCAGGAATTTATTTGCCAGGCATTGGTGGAGTTCGTATTGAAGACGATCTAGTTATTACTAGTTCTGGCAATGAAGTTATTGTCCATTCACCAAAAGAACTTATTATTTTATAA
- a CDS encoding IS4 family transposase, producing the protein MDKYKTNSAFNKWFSSIKLNLLPSPIQKKIVDFDKYHKKLSFFQALQLFLHGINDEKESLREMDAAFVSKELQKEMGMTSISYSQLSRTLSKIDSEILLAIFSQLVSQAKNKRPVTKRNSLYLIDSSTFSLNQNLYQWADFRKTKSGVKLHLKLCFMDNDHLYPDEFTLTNAVEHDTNQLEVLVNQPEATYVFDRGYLDFERLDTMHSQGYFFVTRIKKNTKVHVLEPLVAFKSESVISDQMVALGAQNHLTSRFRLVTVQDKKGKTLQFITNRFDCSSTDIAEMYKARWQIELFFKHIKQHMTIKKFFSRSEKGVVNQLILAMIASLLTYLIKLKTKSKQSVFQIKRFFRYLLFQPAEEWFNLLIPT; encoded by the coding sequence ATGGATAAGTATAAAACAAATTCTGCTTTTAATAAATGGTTTTCTTCCATTAAGCTAAATCTTTTACCAAGCCCTATTCAAAAAAAGATTGTTGACTTTGATAAATACCATAAGAAACTTAGTTTCTTCCAAGCTCTTCAACTTTTTCTTCATGGAATCAATGACGAAAAAGAAAGTCTTAGAGAGATGGATGCGGCTTTTGTTTCGAAAGAACTTCAAAAAGAAATGGGTATGACTAGTATCAGTTATTCTCAGCTCTCTAGAACTCTCTCAAAAATAGATTCAGAGATTCTTTTAGCCATTTTTAGTCAGCTAGTTAGTCAGGCTAAAAATAAAAGGCCCGTAACGAAACGAAATAGTCTCTACCTAATTGATTCTTCGACGTTTTCACTTAACCAAAACCTTTATCAATGGGCTGATTTTCGTAAAACAAAATCAGGAGTTAAGCTTCACTTAAAACTCTGCTTTATGGATAATGACCATCTTTACCCAGATGAATTTACACTGACTAACGCCGTCGAGCACGATACAAATCAGTTAGAAGTATTGGTTAATCAACCTGAAGCGACTTATGTGTTTGATCGCGGTTACCTTGATTTTGAACGATTAGATACGATGCACTCGCAGGGCTACTTCTTTGTGACAAGAATCAAAAAGAATACAAAAGTTCATGTTTTAGAACCATTAGTAGCTTTCAAGAGTGAGTCCGTTATCAGCGACCAAATGGTCGCATTAGGTGCTCAGAACCATCTAACGTCCAGATTTCGTTTAGTAACCGTTCAAGACAAAAAGGGGAAAACTCTCCAGTTTATTACCAATCGTTTTGACTGCTCCTCTACTGACATTGCAGAAATGTACAAAGCACGTTGGCAAATAGAGCTGTTTTTCAAGCATATTAAACAACATATGACGATTAAAAAGTTTTTTTCGAGAAGTGAAAAAGGGGTTGTCAATCAGCTGATTTTAGCCATGATTGCCAGTTTATTAACCTATTTGATTAAGTTAAAAACAAAAAGTAAACAGTCTGTTTTCCAAATCAAACGATTTTTTCGTTATCTGTTATTTCAACCGGCAGAAGAATGGTTTAATCTTTTGATACCGACTTAG
- the comGB gene encoding competence type IV pilus assembly protein ComGB, producing MAISLQQRFKNIKYLKKTTYFIQASFLIKLSSLVQEGFTLGEALTFLARIMPKEAIWIQMIIQQLENGERFDEAIRNHGFPERVCSQIYLSLIHGRFAFALNSSGKYLSDREKQKKELIKLLQYPFILLIFMLGILMAMRIVLLPSFEELYDTTDQNLSWLNRFPILFIQHFPIVLGVNLLLFLILFIVFQRKLKKWTAIKKAAFFMKIPLLNTMLKLYYTHFFSYEWSQLLKSGYQMNTIIKLMQSKEATKLMREVAVYMETNLIAGQNFQESMQPLTFFSPELGLIILHGEATSQLASELALYAQDCQNRMLFQIQRIFSWIQPVIFLIVAFLILCIYLALLLPTFSMMEEIM from the coding sequence ATGGCTATATCACTACAACAACGTTTCAAAAATATCAAATACCTTAAGAAAACGACCTATTTTATTCAAGCGTCATTTTTGATAAAATTATCATCTTTAGTACAAGAAGGATTTACTCTGGGAGAAGCCTTAACGTTTTTAGCTAGAATAATGCCAAAAGAGGCCATTTGGATTCAAATGATTATTCAACAGTTAGAAAATGGAGAACGTTTTGATGAAGCGATTAGAAATCATGGATTTCCGGAGCGAGTCTGTTCACAGATATATTTATCTTTGATTCATGGACGTTTTGCATTCGCCTTGAATTCAAGTGGAAAGTACTTATCCGATAGAGAAAAACAGAAAAAAGAATTAATAAAATTATTACAATACCCATTTATCTTATTGATATTTATGTTGGGTATTCTAATGGCTATGCGAATTGTTTTATTGCCTAGTTTTGAAGAACTTTATGATACGACAGATCAAAATTTATCATGGTTAAATCGATTTCCTATTCTTTTTATTCAACACTTTCCTATTGTACTAGGAGTTAACCTATTGCTTTTCCTAATATTATTTATTGTTTTTCAACGAAAATTAAAAAAATGGACAGCGATAAAAAAAGCTGCTTTTTTTATGAAAATACCACTTTTGAATACAATGTTAAAACTTTACTATACTCATTTTTTCAGCTATGAATGGAGTCAATTATTGAAAAGTGGATATCAAATGAACACAATCATTAAATTGATGCAATCGAAAGAAGCAACAAAATTAATGAGAGAAGTTGCTGTATATATGGAAACAAATCTAATAGCTGGACAAAATTTCCAAGAATCGATGCAGCCATTAACTTTTTTTAGTCCAGAATTAGGATTGATTATTTTACATGGAGAAGCAACAAGCCAGTTAGCAAGTGAGTTAGCCCTTTATGCGCAGGATTGTCAAAATCGAATGCTCTTTCAGATACAAAGAATCTTTAGTTGGATTCAACCAGTTATTTTTTTAATTGTTGCTTTTTTGATACTTTGTATCTATTTAGCTTTACTCTTACCAACTTTCTCAATGATGGAGGAAATTATGTAA
- the efp gene encoding elongation factor P — MMSVNDFKTGLTIEFDGGLWKVIDFQHVKPGKGAAFVRSKLRNLRNGNVQEKTFRAGEKVGRAQIDNRKMQFLYESGDVYVFMDSENYEQIELPEEAIKEELKYLKENMEVHIMMFNAEILGVELPNTVTLRIAETEPGIRGDTSSGGTKTAKLETGTNVNVPFFVNVDDMVNVNTQDGSYVSRA, encoded by the coding sequence ATGATGTCTGTAAATGATTTTAAAACGGGTTTAACAATTGAATTTGACGGTGGGCTTTGGAAAGTAATCGATTTTCAACACGTAAAACCTGGTAAAGGCGCAGCCTTCGTTCGTTCTAAGTTAAGAAATTTAAGAAATGGGAATGTTCAAGAAAAAACATTCCGTGCTGGAGAAAAAGTTGGAAGAGCTCAAATCGACAACCGTAAAATGCAGTTTTTATACGAGAGTGGCGATGTATATGTTTTCATGGATTCTGAAAACTACGAACAAATTGAGTTGCCAGAAGAGGCTATAAAAGAAGAGTTGAAATATTTAAAAGAGAATATGGAAGTTCATATCATGATGTTTAATGCTGAAATATTAGGTGTAGAGTTACCAAATACCGTCACATTAAGAATTGCTGAAACAGAGCCAGGAATCCGTGGAGATACATCTTCAGGTGGAACTAAAACAGCGAAGTTAGAAACAGGAACAAATGTTAACGTTCCTTTCTTTGTAAACGTTGATGATATGGTTAATGTTAATACACAAGATGGATCATACGTTTCTCGTGCATAA
- the comGA gene encoding competence type IV pilus ATPase ComGA, whose translation MEIEKFAENLILEARNKGASDVHLLPELTHYFLFFRISGEMQKHSLVESKEANRLISYFKYLSGMDVGERRKPQSGSVQLALKESKQALRFSTISNFRSQESLVIRLLNKMHTGSLKYTTFFQNEVIKMNELVRFKSGLILFSGPVGSGKTTTMYQLIKDYHSERSQQVITVEDPVEIEETSFLQTEVNEKAGIYYETLLKSSLRHHPDTMIIGEIRDEETAKMVIRGALTGHLIIATIHAKNAVGVLSRLLELGVTIDQLRQTLLGIIFQKLVPKRCFFCEEETLAVCSHFKGYGKRAVIYEVLTKNELQSCLSTESILNNQQTDTPRSFNRLLRKAYAYGYITTTTFQKYQIP comes from the coding sequence ATGGAAATAGAAAAATTTGCTGAAAACTTGATTTTAGAAGCACGAAATAAAGGCGCTAGTGATGTTCATTTATTACCAGAACTAACTCATTATTTTCTTTTTTTTAGAATTAGTGGAGAGATGCAAAAACATTCTTTAGTGGAATCAAAAGAGGCTAATCGATTAATATCTTATTTCAAATACCTTTCGGGAATGGATGTAGGAGAACGTAGGAAACCTCAAAGTGGCTCCGTACAACTGGCACTGAAAGAGAGTAAGCAAGCTTTGAGATTTTCTACTATCTCCAATTTTAGAAGTCAGGAATCATTAGTTATTCGGTTATTAAATAAAATGCATACAGGTTCTCTAAAATACACGACTTTTTTTCAAAATGAAGTAATTAAAATGAATGAATTAGTTCGATTTAAAAGTGGACTCATTTTATTTTCTGGCCCAGTCGGATCAGGTAAAACAACAACGATGTATCAATTAATTAAAGATTATCATTCAGAACGTAGCCAACAAGTTATCACGGTTGAAGATCCAGTGGAAATAGAAGAAACATCTTTTTTACAAACTGAAGTAAATGAAAAAGCAGGAATTTATTATGAGACATTATTAAAATCTAGTTTAAGGCATCATCCGGATACAATGATTATTGGTGAGATAAGAGACGAAGAGACTGCGAAAATGGTAATACGAGGAGCTTTAACCGGGCACTTAATTATTGCAACGATTCACGCTAAGAATGCAGTAGGGGTACTTTCACGCTTGTTAGAATTAGGTGTAACAATAGACCAATTGAGACAAACCCTTTTAGGAATAATATTCCAGAAACTAGTTCCAAAACGATGTTTTTTTTGTGAAGAAGAAACCTTAGCTGTTTGTTCACATTTCAAAGGGTATGGAAAAAGAGCGGTTATCTATGAAGTTCTGACAAAAAATGAATTGCAAAGTTGTTTATCTACTGAATCTATTTTAAATAATCAACAAACAGATACTCCCCGTTCCTTTAATCGATTACTCAGAAAGGCTTATGCTTATGGCTATATCACTACAACAACGTTTCAAAAATATCAAATACCTTAA
- the comGD gene encoding competence type IV pilus minor pilin ComGD, translated as MKKIDSSGILLFEMLIVLFIVTTLLIIPTVFSKRMIKDTTTQLFIEELQSGITASQNYAVLSGKWTIIEVSARTNMITFKTMSKENSYSEYDLELPENITTPSNKQYIFNGESGNLQSFSTLYFDIDGTRYGLIFQLGSGRYRWE; from the coding sequence ATGAAAAAAATAGATTCAAGTGGAATACTGTTATTTGAGATGCTGATTGTTTTATTCATAGTAACGACTTTACTTATTATTCCAACAGTATTTTCAAAAAGAATGATAAAGGATACAACGACTCAATTATTTATTGAGGAATTACAAAGTGGTATAACAGCCAGTCAAAACTATGCTGTACTATCGGGTAAATGGACTATAATAGAGGTTTCAGCTCGGACTAATATGATCACGTTTAAAACGATGTCAAAAGAAAATAGTTATTCAGAATATGATTTAGAATTACCAGAAAATATTACCACACCATCGAATAAGCAATATATATTTAATGGTGAGAGCGGAAACTTACAGAGCTTTTCTACATTATATTTTGATATAGATGGAACACGATATGGATTAATTTTTCAACTAGGAAGTGGGCGTTATCGATGGGAATAA
- the comGC gene encoding competence type IV pilus major pilin ComGC — protein sequence MKKLKKLNTKGFTLIEMVLVLFVISILMLLIIPNVVTQKEKVDTKGTEALVTVVQTQVELYEMELGTKATSFEMLQSKDYLNVTQVKQANTKLQMINGIVSVKNSAP from the coding sequence ATGAAAAAACTGAAAAAATTGAATACGAAAGGTTTCACGCTAATTGAAATGGTTTTAGTCCTTTTTGTTATTTCTATTTTAATGTTATTAATTATTCCAAATGTAGTGACCCAAAAAGAAAAAGTAGACACTAAAGGAACAGAAGCACTAGTAACCGTTGTGCAAACCCAAGTTGAATTATACGAAATGGAACTTGGTACGAAAGCTACTTCTTTTGAAATGCTACAAAGTAAGGATTATCTGAATGTAACGCAGGTAAAACAAGCCAATACTAAACTTCAAATGATTAATGGTATAGTCTCTGTAAAAAATTCTGCTCCATGA